Within Myxocyprinus asiaticus isolate MX2 ecotype Aquarium Trade chromosome 18, UBuf_Myxa_2, whole genome shotgun sequence, the genomic segment TGTTTTTTGTGATGGCCGCAGCAGCGCGGGCTCTAGGACCCTGTTGAGTGAAGTGGTACCCGAACTTCACAATGCTCGTGTTCTGTTCCAGCATCTTAGCAATCTCCATCTCAGCTGATGTGCCGAGCTGCTGAcgctgataacaaaacaacacacACGTCAGAAACATATCTATCACATGTGCTTACATatgcgcccacacacacacaccttctcactatgaaaaacatttgcatttcatttgcaTAGTGTCTTGCATACAGTGTTTTAACTAATTTCAACAAATAATTCATCATATTTATACGAGATGCAGTATGATGCAATTGAGGCATGTCAATTTTCcaatcaattaaaggaatattctgtgttcaatacaagttaagctcaacagacagcatttgtggcataatgttgattaccacaaaaatgtatttgacttgcccctcctttaaagaaattgcaaaaatctgggttccagtgaggcacttacaatggaagtgaatgtggtcaatccgtaaacattaaaatactcactgtttcaaaagtatagccacaagacataaaaaaatatgtgtaaacatgattttagtgtgataaaatcacatattaatattttccgtgtaaagttatatccaattttataacttcgttaccatgacattgtcacaaatgctgtcgattgagcttaacttgtattgaacctgcacTACGCaactgtgctctctagcgacatctgttgttgaaacttaaaattgcaagcaatttgcagaagaacactttacattagtcgtgtttcggcactgctctgctgccggatgaatctcatgatttgagcttacctggacatcgcctgtgtgtgatcatgactgggagatattcagagctggaGCCATAATGttctattttaatgttaatattattgcttacaattaaacatttaaaactgaaatattaattgcTTTGAAGACAACAAAACACTCCTATTTACGTATTTTGAaggaattaattttacacttttacatagagaacaggggactcaatcagctccagttaccagtatattttgaTAGGATTATTTATGGGttttatgtttgtattgtactgcaCTTATCAATTTGATAaagaggtgaaactcatgatatggctgatacgagttcaatgaaGAACTTAATTTAATAGAATTTTTCGTGAATGAAAACAGGGCTGTCAAGGATAGACTTCCAGTCCCATTATTGTGTTGGATTGTTAAATACCTCTGTGTCAATCGTTCAGCTGACGAACCATAAAAAAAGACAAGCCAAAAACatttcagtggagaaaaaaatggGGTTATTATAATTAGATGTGACTTTAATCATTTAGATTGAACAGACTATAccgtatgtctatccctcacaagcCTTTCAGTTTTCAACGTGAAAAATTATATGTGGCATCTAAGCTGACTAAAGTCTATAGACAGTATTTTGGCCCTTTCATATGCTAACAGATTGAATTTGTGCTGAAACTTGATTATTCAACAATATATAAGCTTAACTGATTAAATTACCATCAATTATTATTTGATCATTAACTCTCTAGGACTCAATACCACATAACTGACTCAAAACTATTTGTCATTTATTATGGGAATAAAAGTAACaaattaaatgttgttttcaatACAGCCCAACAgtgccactttttcagccatcttggatttcataaaagcattttcagccatgaaccaaaccaaccagctctgaggtgaatcacaacattacaaacttcagtacaagtctgtgtactttAAGTCTTTAATGAGGAAATTAAGTGCAATCCCATGAAGCGTTGCAAattatgtaattgaattaaaaatgatggaaaatataaaacgactgattttaagttgttgataaTAGTGCATCGTGGAAGAAGGTttggtggattttttttctttcagaatcacgggtagtgtagttcttcaccggGACTTCTgctattgttttaaaaaatgtaattaaaataacacagactgatagCTTGGGAGCATTTATCACTGATTAACAActtcggagctcacggtaggtctgtctttatagttatcttttaaaaaatctattcccGTATGGACAAAatgatgggatttttactttcggaaGCAGACTGTTGCGCTTTATAGTGCAGGCCAGTGCCAGCTGATACATATGTCTCCTTTTGCTCTTCTTGTTTGTTCATCTTCTATTATTAGTGAAATAAGAAGGATACTATGTATTGATATAAAATgttgttgtgtgagtgtgtttgtaccTGGTTGTCGATCTTGATCTCTGAGAGTGTGTCATTGTCCCGCAGAGCTTCTACCAGAGCCTGAACTCCTGTACTAGTGATGAAATTAGACTCCAGATTCAGACTCTTCAAAGTCTTGTTCTCTCGCAGCATATCTGAGAACGCCTGCATAAACACAAAAACATCTTTACAGACAACCCGACAAGTAACCACATTTACAAAGAACGACCTTGTAATGACATTAACTGGTTAAACAATCTTCAGAggttaaacaaatcccatttatAGTTAATGATGTGTAGCACCAGCACAAACACCAGTGATGACAAAACAACAGCAAACTTACGGTTCAGAAAACAGATACTATATAAACACTGTAATTCCACTGAATTTTGAGAGTTTTCATTGCTTAAGTGCTACTCAACGCACAATTAAGACACGGCCCTAAAGTCAATATATGAACTGAATCATGTCCCTCACCACGGCGATGGGGTCGTTGCTCCTGGTGGCAGCCAGACTGAACTTCTTCACATGGGTGTTCCTCTCCATGGCTTTGGCTAACTCTTTCAGAGTCGGGATTGGAATGTTCTGGAAGAAAAGGATTTGTTCTGACTggctcaaatgtaaaaaaaaataaatcaatagacTGGAGGACAGAAATCAATTAAAAACTTCATGAGTTTTCACAATGTGCAAGcatatggaagtatattaatgacaaatgtctttgaaacaaaaaagcacactgatttACACTACTTAAATAATTAAcgctagggctgcccccgaccaaagagtttcctagtcgactagtaggcattaatttaagccattagtcgaatagtcgcacatttatgatattaatttaattacttaaatatatatttttgggggacatcagaaaatggtttgagttccagggctaagaaagaatgttataagtaacattgctaacactgttctacattacagagaaatactaaaccgtaataatgagcctttaaaatatacattttacaagcgcatgcACGAAGGAAGccacagcgacaccggcaaaagcggaaatgattctgaatgtgtcggaaaaaccagcaaggagactgtctgaacattttgttcatttatagagagaaatgcacattggggttgttccgacagacgatgaactcggggatcgacgatggtcagagtaatcggcaatagctgatgcctttgaccatgtcaagacgatatttggctcgttttcccattaatgtattggaacacgtgcatgtaaaagtttctcactctttgtttctgtcttccgattgttttttgttttttatgcaagaacagtattgtctatgagtgctgcaaatgacctcggacatctcagctcaggaggtgctttgagttcagttgactttatttccacagagcagttcattgtgaacgcaactctgcagcctatacacctgtgattaaaacataaaataatacaaaaacacgttcacctcgaaccatgatttatatttcagtgattattatcataataaaaattatttttacatttataattgtttttatgtcttcatttgtgtaagtaattttccacctgcatgtttaggcGGATACTtgtctgacggtaaatggaaaggtgtatatatatatattattcttttatcacttcatcattttaattgctttttcgttttgtttggagtgcaatttgaattttgaaatttttttttttactataattctccattttcacattcttctttttttgtttttggcgatttacattgttcatgcatatcgccacctactgggcagggaggacaatttgtagtaaaaaaggacttaaatactgatgttttcacagatcacttctgaagatctgaattaaaccactggagtcgtatggattacttttactgcctttatgtgcattttcagCTTCTTTGAGCTTcatgttgtatggacctacagagctgagatattcttctagaaatcctcatctgtgatcagcagaagaaaaagtcatacacatctgggatggcatgagtttgagtaaatgagagaattttcatttttaggtgaactattcctttaatttaaataaaggttgaatttccaaccaaaTTGTAACCACTAATATTTTAGAGGCTAATTTGCGATGCAAAATATAATGGACCGAATATTACCTGTCTAATAATAaagatcaaataaaaaacaacaactatattttggaactgaacATTGGAAggttaatatttattattgacattatttttaatgaaatgttCACATTTATATTTGTTCACTAATACACAACcatattatgtgtttatttttcaattagtgaaACTCAGCATGCTTTTTCCCCCCAAAGATATCTGTTATTAAACTACTTCCATAAAAGCACTCTTTTAATGCATTCAGTAGAGTAAACTGGGTCTCTTTACCTTTATGTTGTTGAGATTGACTTCAGTTAGTGAGGAATCGTTGGATTTTATCCGCTGTAGAGTTTCCTCCACATTTGTGGGGTTTGGTGGCTCATCAAAAACTGGCTTTACTTTCTCTCCTTTAATAACATCTACAacagaaattcattcacaaacaagTTTTAACTGTGTGTGTCACATTAGTGTGAGATTCCAAAAGCATATGAATGGATGTGTGTTACAAATGCTGAGATGCAATGATCTCTACTAAAAGAGGAAGAGAATGAACTCACTGTTATAACCGTCTTTACCGGTGTACTCGTAACTCTGTGTGCTTGTCACCAGTGTGTTCACTCCAAGAATAGCTAAACgaacaacaaaacacaaactgttacatttacagtatatacacacactgtacattatacataaaaaaataagtacTTTTAAAGACCTCAatactattttcatattttaatatgcaTGTGTGATATTCGGCACAGCTACTCAAAAAATAGTCATTGCATAAAATAAGCGCATCAGGTTTATAATAAAGCATGTAGGGATGGCGAGCAGCCAGGAATATTAAAATAGCGTGCTGAAAGAGACAGAGGTTGTGTTTGCTGTGCTGTTTTCTCAGGCTGTGAATAGATGCAGCATGGGCGTTTAGACCCCCAGAGTCAAGGAGGGGatgtaaaatgataaaaaaacaacaaagaaaatgacagaaaacacTAGAAACAACACACTCAGGCTTACAGCAATACAGCACTAGTGCTGTTAAGACTTCTCTCAATACAATTGTgcataaaaaaatgtctttacttTTGGCAATCTGAtcaaataatgcgttaaaaaaagaGGAGATGTTGTGCACAGAATCCATACTATTCGCTGCAGAAACAGTATGAGCCGTATGCTAGCATGCTATTCTGAACAAAGCCTCTGTAACTCTTGTTTAGCTCTGATCATTCCTCTGTTTGTGAGTCTGTCTCTAGCTGTTTTATAGCATGATTTCTTTCTGTACCTGCCAGATCACCCAGTTCAATGTCAGTAGCGCTGGACAGTGCCTCTTCCAGTTCCGGGTCAAGGGTTGTGGCTTCCTCCTGATGCAACTCTGTTGGCTTCTGTTTGGGCACCCACACCTTTCCTGCAGgaccacaaataaaaaaaagcaatcagTCACATAAATCTGTCTATAAACACTAGGGTTGGGTGATTTATGGAATTCATGATGACTTagctgacgatgtaaaattgagCAACATTAAGCAACAATGGCCATTATGCTTCTTGAAAAGTGTGCCATTTGACTAGTTTCACGTTCTTGTCTCAGGATTCGAGAGTATGAGTTGGATGTTTATTTAAACTTCAGTAACAAAAACTGCTAGACTTGGGAAGTTGGATAAATGTCCTTGAATTAGTTCAAACTGTCAATTTCAAGATTTAATTCAAAACTGCTTTTGTAAAAATACATATTGGTaattattgctgtttattactatgtaaatgtacatgtaaataaaaataaagattaaatatgATTCTTCTTTGCATCCATTTATGCCCCATTAACACCAGGCACTGAAAACGCATGTTAATGTCAGATGTAAATGGGGCCTTCGTGAAAAACAGCGTAGACAAAATGCCTTTATAATTTTTATccagatttttactgtattttacttttttgcattaaacattttgaatcgacTTGACTTGGTTGTTTATATCGAGAAACATGAGATCACAAGATATTTTTAGGGCTACATCATCATCAGTCTTAAAACATACCGAAGACCACAAAAcaacaccagagagagagagagagagagatacatcgGGCTATTGGCCAGACATGAGTACGAATGGTTGGTGTTGATGAACTGGACACAGATAACGATGGCACAGACAGCAGGCCCATCATGATAACAGCTTCACCTCATCAGACTGCATTCATGTGCTATCAGACTCTCTCTGATGCTCATATTGAGGCTGGGTAACATGAACCGGTCTTGTGACGAGCTCGCTCTCTCTGCATAGTGAATAACACACTGTCTACAGCTTCATTCAAGACATGTGACTGCTGCTGAGATCTCTCACACGGTGTATGTGTTTGAGTCAAGGGTGGGAGAAATGTTCTGCTAGTCTTcagttctttctctctttctgttaattcgttttttttttggttggtgaTCCCTTCTTTTTCATTCGTTGTCTCCTACATTCTTTGTTAGTTCTTTTGTTTATTATCTCTTTcgtttgttcattcttttttgCTCTTTTGTATGTTCTCTTTCGTTCattctttcatttgttctttcatttgtttgttctttcattcatgctttcatttgtttgttctttcattcgttctttcatttgtttgttctttcattcgttctttcatttgtttgttctttcgtTCATTTCTTGTTCTTTAGTTTGtgctttcatttgtttgttctttcgttcgttcatttgtttgttctttcatttgttcatttgtttgttttcattcatgctttcatttgtttgttctttcattcgttctttcatttgtttgttctttcattcgttcgttcatttgtttgttctttcatttgttcatttgtttgttctttcgtttgctcatttgtttgttctttcgcTCATGCTTTCATTCGTTTGTTCGTTCGTTCATTCATTTGGtcgtttgttcatttgtttgttctttcgcTCGTGCTTTCATTCGTTTgttcattcgttcattcatttGGTCGTTCGTTCATTTGTTTGGTCGTTcgttctttcatttgtttgttctttcgttgattctttcatttgtttgttctttcattctttcatttgtttgttctttcattcattctttcatttgtttgtgcTTTCGTTCGTGCTTTCATTTGTTTGTGCTTTCGTTCGTTCGTGCTTTCATTTGTTTGTGCTTTCGTtcgttcatttgtttgttctttcgtgctttcatttgtttgttctttcgtttgagctttcatttgtttgttctttcgttcgagctttcatttgtttgttctttcgttcgttctttcatttgtttgttctttcgttcgtgctttcatttgtgttctttcgTTCGagctttcatttgtttgttctttcgttcgtgctttcatttttgttctttcGTTCGtgctttcatttgtttgttctttcgagcttttgtttgttcttttgttcgagcttttgtttgttctttcgttCGAGCTTTCGTTTGTTTGTGCTTTCGTTCgttctttcatttgtttatgCTTTCGTTCGAGCTTTCGTTTGTTTGTTCTTTCGTTCGAGCTTTCATTTGTTTGTACTTTCGtttgttctttcatttgtttgtgcTTTCCTTCGTGCTTTCATTTGTTTGTGCTTTCGTTCGtgctttcatttgtttgttctttcgttcgtgctttcatttttgttctttcGTTCGTGCTTTCATTTGTTCTCTCTTTCGTTTAatctttctgtcttcaatttttttgctctttcatttgttcttttgttttctcGTTCTTTTATCATTGGTTCTTTTTGTACGTTCCTTCTTTCATACATTTGCactgtttaatttttcatttgtttgctcatttatttctgtttgttcTATCATTCATACTTTTTCATTCTTTTGCTCTTTTATTGATCGTTGTTTCTTTCATGTGTTTGTTCTTTCTGTTTCGTCCTCCCTCTTTCAGTTGTTTGTTCTTTCATTCTTTGTTTGTACATTCTGTCTTTCGTTCCTTCTTTTTCGCTCTTTTGTTAATTCATTCTCTAGTTCTTTTATCGAACATTCTTTTGTACATTCATTCTTTAAGTTTATTCTTtctgtttcattctttcattttttgtttgtttttctttcattattctttgtcgcttttcttttttgttcattcGTTCGTTCATCCATCTCTTTCTTTCGTTTGTTTTCTTCCACTCTTTTGTTCGTTCTTTCATTTGTACGTTCTTCCTTTCATTTGCACTTCCTTTTGTTCATCTTGTATTTGTTAGTGCTCAGTCATTCATTTGTTCTTTCATTCCATTTTGCGTTTGTCCTTTAATTCATTATCTTTCGTTCATTCGTTCATTCTTTCTATTTCGTTGTTTTgcttgttcatttatttgttcttggatttttttcatttgttcatttttctttcttttgctattTCTTGCATTTGTTCTTTAgactggcccaagtcaaatgaTCCCACTCTCAATTCTCTATGCATCCATATGGGCAAAATATACTTTGAAAAGCTAGAACTCTCCATGGTGCACAAGATGTAATGGCaggcaagcgaatggtgactgaggtggtCATTCtgacaaacatctccttttgtgttccaaggaagaaattCACATAAGTGAATTgagaacaacatgatggtaaaAAAATAGattatcacagaattttcatttttgggcaaactatctctttaagtatcATCAATaataatagttcaccaaaaaccaCCAATTACATGCTCCACAGACATTATAAAGACTTCCTGAATTTAATTCTTCAATATTGTGGATTAAGATTTGTGCAGCTCCTCCAGTCCATTAAAACATGTATGGAAACTTCCTTGAACTGGAACTCTTGACAGATTCTGAGAGAGATTAAGGGTTGTTGATGTAACACAGATGATTCTGGACTTTTATGTGGGACAGACTCTTTCCAACCATCATAAAAGCTGCTGGCAGCAGCCCTACATCTCACAAACCTCTCATTACATAGAGTAAAATGTTGAACAAAACCTCATCTCTGGCCtgggcatacacacacacacttgtacttCATTTCCTTCCTTTTCACGTTCAGTAAGTGTTTCTGACAGCCAAGTCAGTCAGTCAGACCTGTGAGCACTGGAAACACACTTATTATGTGTTTTCACATAATTCAGAGAGACTCCAACTCCACCAAAGCAGAACACAtgatttgcttttctttttttaagacagtTGAAGGTCATTAAACAGGGTTTCTATGGCGgtgttcaaacacacacacagtgtaccTAACACTGGTTCTGACTGGCTGGGTCTGACTAAAgtttgattggatgagccacgtgTGACAgcacattaatttaattatattttctcaCTTCTTAATGTCCCAAGCTTTGATCAttacattgcttggcaaccgtAAACATCCTACAGTTAGGCTGAAGAACCATATCAGTTAGcggaaaaattgtttattgtgattattagtggcatttgctaaggcaagcaatACAGTCATTATATTAGATTGTAGAAACCAATACCTCACCTCCGTTGTGgtgaaaaatgtcttaaaattcgGGTTGTTTCTCAGCAAATCGTATGCCATATAAAGACTTTGAATATGAAGATGCATGGACTACTCTTATGACagttttgggtcctttttttattgaaaagacagaatggagtattcataatttttcttcctTTTCATAGATCTAAAGTGAGAGCATTTCAAATGCATTTACGagttgaattaaatgttttgcattaacAGTACCGTTTTCTCACTCTGACATGGCTGAGAGCGCTCATACCATGCGCATACATACCAAGTAAAGATGGTTTAAGCAGAGTTTCTTCCTTGTTTATATCTGTCAAAATTATGGTCTGTATTTTGAATTAGCTGCCAAAGTTTTTCGTTCGGTAAATGACGGATATCTTAAATTAACAGATAATTAAACATAATGCACTGAACACCAACTGTCCTCCAACATTTTTGACTGCCAAAAGGGGCATGAGTGCTCCTAAACAAAATGTTAGTGTAGAGCcctgcttttgtgttcctcatAAGAAAGTCATAAAATGGTAAAATCTgtaaattgacagaattttcatttttgggtgaaatactaTACATTTATGGGGTACGTTGGGCTTTTAAGGGTTATTGCTTAAATTTGTGACTACTGCTCTTGAATTCCTAGAAACTTGTATTCTTCACTGTTTCCAAACAGAATGTCTACAAGTGCTTAGACTGTTCTGGAAACAAGAGCAGGCTTTGAGTTTTAGGTGTGGCTGAATTCCTTCACGGTGGAAACGTTTATTATCAGTGCAGGCAATGAATGGGGACatatttaaggaaaatataaaaacagattaGTGAAAACCATTTCAGGGTGAAGAGCCACTGGTGAGGAAGTCAGAGGGAGTCtgaataaggggctgttcacacagggtGCATTCTTGTACTCTGGTTTAGCCATTTTTAACAGTAGGTCTATGCACAGATGtgctagatggatgtttttggTCACTACGAAATGTGTTGTTTTCTGAGCACTCTGTTTTCAAGATAGAAGAATATTTGAAACACAATACAGCAGATTATTCCGGTTTTAAAACAATGGGCCAATCACATGAATCTAGAGGGGAGTTAAGCTTATTTACATATGGACAAGCATATTGAATGCTAATATGGGAGCCTTTTCCCCTGGGGGgtaaaatttataaaatatgcaatcctctttactgtattacagcctgtacagctgaaaactcGCTTCATTTCTCGTTTTTagcacccctccatggacattacacccggaaaacAGTTAACGctttggtcactgggggcagtgtttcacatttcggtaagcacagatacATTTTAGCTtatgaaaagtcaacctactgtttcccaTTTCACTGTGCGATCAGTTAGGTGTGTTTCGAGGATTACTtcattataaatatacacacacaatccTCAACGACcgtaaaacatttaataaaacttGCTTGAGCACAGAATTTCCACTGCCAGAAAAACACAAACTCTCTCACATGCACACAAATTTATATCATTTAAGACCtggtaattaaaatgaacaacaCAAGGTAGAAAATTTACTAAAATGGGTTCTTATGCAACAGAAACCACTTAGAACAAGCAGCACAGAAGTCAAAACAGCAGGACAGCTTGATGTGGATTAGATCACCCTGCAACTATTTTAACAAGCACAAATTAAAACCTGCTTTAAGCTTGAAATGAGGGAACTCTCTCCCACTGCCATATTCAGACACTGTTATGACTGGTATCACAAGATGCGTGAGAATTAATGTTTAATGTCAAACCCTGTTGCATATTAAGGggcatgagatttgagagctcacaaagtatgacttcagaagacttggaatataacgcacaagtcatatggactacttttaggatactttaagtgtttttttcctttttgccaCTTGACAGTCAGtaaatttacatgcactttaaaagttcaattttaGCCGAATTTTTGGCCGATACTGAAATCGATTTAGACATAAAAGTATAggccaatattttgccacttactcaCTTAATTTTGTCAGCAAATCAGTGTTTTGCTTAGGAAAAATAGCATCTTATTGTACAATTAATAAATTGTTGTTTTCATGACCGATATGCCGAAGGTTTAAAGTTGGTCAATAATACAATTggccgatacatcagtgcatccctaaataatattttttagaatGTCATGTAGCCTAAATGCTTAGTCAGACAGAAACCGTACCTTTTTGCAAAGTCGGATTAACTGACCTAAATAATGCAACAGAAATTCGGCTTAGTCCAGCATTTATACATGTTAATCAGGCCACAATCGGCCTTAGCGTCGTGCGCGTGCACCTAAAGACAGAGGTGAACTGGTATTTAACACTTCTTGAGCTGATGTCCTTCCTCCAAATATTAAATGACATATTATGTCATGTATacttagacagacagatgaagacagaTAGCTCTACAatgcaaaaacctgctgtagctcgattataactgcacatTTACATATACGGAATGTGAATAACTGTCcatttcattgtgtggaaaaaagcagcttggacattctgaacgacatttgcttttgtgtttcacagaagaaaattgTGCAGTTAGATCAACAagagtaaattatgataaaactttcatttttgggtgaactattcctttaagacacttTCACAGAGTGTGACGATCAATGAATGAATAATTAATGTAGTATTATTGATATTGACCTGGCTGCAGAATTTGCTCTTTTAGCAAAAATTCTCAAACCGGCAGTTAGTGTACTGGACTGACACTCTAAAGCTTAACTGGAACTGATTCAGTCACATGATGATTTACAGTTAA encodes:
- the LOC127456335 gene encoding tropomodulin-2-like, translated to MALPFKKDLEKYKDIDEDEILDKLSEEELKQLECALEEIDPENALLPAGLRQKDQTTKAATGPFNRDKLMQYLEKEAMEYKDREDVVPFTGERKGKVWVPKQKPTELHQEEATTLDPELEEALSSATDIELGDLAAILGVNTLVTSTQSYEYTGKDGYNNVIKGEKVKPVFDEPPNPTNVEETLQRIKSNDSSLTEVNLNNIKNIPIPTLKELAKAMERNTHVKKFSLAATRSNDPIAVAFSDMLRENKTLKSLNLESNFITSTGVQALVEALRDNDTLSEIKIDNQRQQLGTSAEMEIAKMLEQNTSIVKFGYHFTQQGPRARAAAAITKNNDLVRQRRVERDM